A DNA window from Camelina sativa cultivar DH55 chromosome 17, Cs, whole genome shotgun sequence contains the following coding sequences:
- the LOC104757780 gene encoding uncharacterized protein LOC104757780 produces MGVWRIINRSFLKYASNQLTRRSYTQVCLASNTSLTHAVKQLSIFDIPNSDICTRPSNIFQNLRFLATSAQSRKKEEEADSDGPRLNEKITGEYVRLVSEEGHSVVSLREALRRAKELECDLVEVQRDAKPPVCKIVKYTLEKYKKAKEGKERAKAKRAEAIRPEVKEIRFTPKIEAKDLKFKSDQALKLMESGYRVKCNAVPDKDKHKELEPEKLLELLFRFTCYIGDALVEFGPEADRKSAVVIVRHAKFGPPKKGGVKKMKDLDMKSARVKESPKTDSPEAGESSVDDQGDIENSEPRISVEKPQPVHVQKTYAKREPSSEFSGDGDTSRFEPRAPNQHVNPQRPQFQNQAPNQLPTGRFNPQSPNQPPNAPRHQFPNQAPNQQPTGRFDPQFQNQPPSPQRPRFPDQAPNQQPSGPSPNRHPDRQGPPPRFQNQAPNQQPAGRFEPQPPNPPRAPPRPQTRLPNETPNQQPTAPGRSNGQTSGYGIFSTPKTK; encoded by the exons ATGGGTGTATGGCGTATCATCAATCGTTCGTTTCTCAAATACGCATCAAACCAATTAACAAGGAGGAGCTACACTCAAGTTTGTCTTGCTTCTAACACCTCGCTTACTCATGCTGTGAAGCAGTTGTCTATTTTTGACATCCCAAATTCAGATATCTGTACAAGACCTTCTAATATCTTCCAAAATCTCAGATTCCTTGCTACTTCAGCTCAG TCAcggaagaaggaagaggaagctGACTCCGATGGTCCACGTCTCAATGAGAAGATCACTGGCGAGTATGTTCGATTGGTTTCCGAGGAAG GACACTCTGTTGTGTCTCTGAGAGAAGCTCTCAGACGGGCCAAGGAGCTCGAGTGTGACTTAGTTGAG GTCCAAAGAGATGCTAAGCCACCTGtgtgtaaaattgtaaaatacacATTGGAGAAGTACAAAAAAgctaaagaaggaaaagaacGTGCTAAGGCCAAG AGGGCTGAAGCTATTCGACCTGAAGTCAAGGAAATTCGATTTACTCCAAAAATT gaGGCGAAGGACCTAAAGTTTAAATCTGATCAAGCGTTGAAGCTGATGGAAAGTGGATATCGTGTGAAG TGCAATGCAGTGCCGGACAAGGACAAGCATAAGGAGCTTGAACCAGAAAAACTCCTTGAGTTACTATTTCGCTTCACTTGTTAT ATTGGGGATGCACTTGTGGAATTTGGACCAGAGGCGGATAGAAAAAGCGCAGTTGTGATAGTCAGACACGCCAAGTTTGGCCCACCCAAGAAAGGAGGGGTGAAAAAGATGAAGGATTTGGACATGAAATCTGCAAGAGTGAAAGAGTCACCAAAGACTGATAGCCCGGAGGCCGGAGAGTCCAGTGTTGATGATCAGGGAGATATAGAGAATTCTGAACCTAGGATCAGTGTTGAGAAGCCCCAACCTGTTCATGTCCAGAAGACGTACGCAAAAAGAGAACCAAGTAGTGAGTTTTCAGGAGATGGAGATACAAGCCGGTTTGAACCTCGGGCTCCAAACCAGCATGTAAACCCACAACGTCCTCAGTTCCAGAACCAAGCTCCAAACCAACTACCTACTGGGCGTTTTAATCCTCAGTCTCCAAACCAGCCTCCAAATGCACCAAGGCATCAATTCCCAAACCAGGCTCCAAACCAACAACCTACAGGGCGGTTTGATCCTCAGTTTCAAAACCAGCCTCCAAGTCCACAACGGCCTCGGTTCCCAGACCAAGCTCCAAATCAGCAACCCTCTGGGCCATCTCCAAACCGCCACCCAGACCGGCAAGGTCCTCCACCACGATTTCAAAACCAAGCTCCAAATCAACAACCTGCCGGCCGGTTTGAACCTCAGCCACCAAACCCTCCCCGAGCTCCACCACGCCCACAAACCCGGTTGCCAAATGAAACTCCAAACCAACAACCTACGGCCCCTGGAAGATCTAATGGCCAGACTTCAGGTTATGGGATTTTCAGCACCCCAAAAACGAAGTAG